A segment of the Vibrio sp. YMD68 genome:
ACAAAGGTGACATAATCTTTGGTCGCCGTCGTGCTTATCAGCGCAAAGCAGGTATTGCTACTTGGGATGGCTTTTGTTCAGCCCATGCTTTGGTGCTTAGGGCTAATCCCGATGTAATAGACCCAGAATTATTCCCATTTTTTTTACACTCTGATTTGTTCATGAATCGGGCGATTGATATTTCTGTGGGCTCGTTATCGCCAACCATTAATTGGGGAACGTTAAAGCATCAAGAATTTCTTGTTCCACCAAAGGAAATCCAAGCAAACTTCATAAAGTTATTATCTACGATGGACTGCGCTATTCAAAAACATAAAAATACTATTTCGGCATTGAAAACTGCAAAGAAATCAAAGTTAAAATCATATTTTTCAAATGAAATAGAATATAAACAAATTAGAGATATTGGTGAAATTGTCACAGGTTCAACGCCTTCAACTAAAAAAGAAGAGTATTGGGGGGAGGATTTTCAATTTGTAACACCCGCAGACATTTCAGATGATACTTTTTATGTGCTAGATACAGAAAGGAAGATTACTGGCCAAGGCTTATCTGTTTCGAGAGAAATTCCTGCCGATAGTTTAATGGTAGTTTGCATTGCATCTATTGGTAAATTAGCAATATCACAAGAAAAGTGTGGAACAAATCAACAAATCAACACAATTATTCCTAATGATGGAATAGAGGTTAAATATTTGTACGAGGTATTAGAACTTTTCAACGAGTTAATTACATCTAAAGCAGCAAAGTCAGTTGTACCAATTTTAAACAAAGGTGATTTTGGATTAATAAAAATACCAATTCTTAAACCTGATTTAAGAAAGCAGTTATTAAAAGAAACTGAATATTTTGACAACTGTATTCAAAACTCAACATTAAATATAAAGAATAGTGAACAACTACATATAAGTATTTTAAATAAGGTGTTTTAGGTATGGGATTTACCGAATTGAATAGTGTGGAACACTACATCATCCATCAAATGACAGGCGTTAACTTAAACGACCCTCATGGTAAGAATGAAGTTTCAGAGCCAAAGCCAAAAACGTTTGGAGTGCATTGGCAATTTCAATCACCAGAGCAACTAGGTCGTGGTGTTAACGAGGTTTTAGTTGAATCTGAATTAGTTAAGGCGTTAATTCGCCTTAATCCAGAGATTGAAGCTAACCCCAATTTGGCTGATGAAGTAATACATAAACTCCGTGCTATTTTAATTTCGGTAAATCAAGTTGGCTTAGTAAAAGCCAATGAAGAGTTTTTCGCTTGGATGACAGGCGAAAAAACCATGCCGTTTGGCGAAAACAATCGCCATGTACCGGTTAAATTAATCGACTTTGAAGATTTAACCCGTAACGACTATGTGGTAACTAACCAGTTCCGTATTCATCACAGGGAAACCAAAATACCTGATGTGGTATTAATGATTAACGGTATTCCGGTAGTGGTGGGTGAAGCGAAAACACCCATTCGACCCTCAGTTAGTTGGTTAGATGGTGCTCATGAAGTACACAGCATTTATGAAAATGCTGTACCTCAATTATTTGTGCCCAATATCTTATCTTTTGCTACTGAAGGCAAAGAGTTGTTCTATGGCGCAATCCGTTGTCCATTAGAGTTCTGGGCCCCTTGGCGCACTGAAGAAGACGATGATTCAAAAGGCATCGGCCAAGTATCAAAAGCCCTTGGGCTAACCGAAATTGGTAAAGAACTCATTGATTTATTAAGCCCTGTGCGCTTACTCGATATCATGCGTAACTTCTCATTGTTTACCACTAATAAAAAGAAGCAGCGTATTAAGGTTATCCCTCGCTTTCAGCAGTATGAAGGTGCCAATAAAATTGTTGAGCGTGTCATTGAGGGCAAGATCAAGAAGGGCTTGATTTGGCACTTCCAAGGTTCAGGTAAGTCTTTGTTAATGGTGTTTGCGGCACAAAAACTTCGCCGTGCTGCACAGCTTAAAAGCCCAACCGTTATTGTACTGGTAGATAGAACCGATTTAGATACCCAAATTAGCGGGACATTTAATGCCGCTGATGTCGCTAATGTGGAATCAACCGATAGCATTAAAGAATTACAACGAATGCTAGAACGGGATAGCCGTAAGATCATTATCTCAATGATCCACAAGTTCCGCGATGCTAAACCCAACATGAATACCCGTGAAAATATTATTGTACTGGTGGATGAAGCGCACCGAACCCAAGAAGGTGATTTAGGCCGTCAAATGAGAGCTGCCTTACCTAACGCCTTTCTATTTGGTTTAACCGGTACGCCAGTAAATAAAGCAGATAAAAACACGTTTTGGGCATTTGGTGCAGAGGAAGATCAAGGTGGCTATATGTCGCGTTATACCTTCCATGACTCTATTCGTGACGAAGCAACGCTGCCACTTCACTTTGAACCACGCCTAGTTGATGTTCACGTAGACAAGGAAGCGTTAGACAAGGCATTTAAAGACTTTAAAGAAAGTGCAGCGCTGAGTGATGAAGAAGCCGATGCGCTTAATCAAAAGTCAGCCAAGATGTCAGCCTTCTTAAAATCACCAGAACGTGTAGAAAAGATCGTTGAAGACATCGCTATTCACTTTATGGATAAAGTCGATCCACATGGTTTTAAAGCCATGATAGTCACACCAGACCGTTATGCTTGTGTTCAATACAAAGAAGAGCTTGATAAGCACTTTGATGAGGCTGCAAGTAAGGTCGTGATATCCACCAGTGCCAACGATGATTTAGAATTTAAGCAAAAATGGTCAGTAGACAAAAGCCAACAAGAAAAGCTGGTGGACGAGTTTAATGACGCTAAATCAGAACTAAAATTCCTGATTGTAACTGCCAAGCTGCTTACTGGTTTCGATGCACCTATCTGTCAAACAATGTATCTCGATAAATCCATCAAGGACCATACGCTACTGCAAGCTATCTGTCGTACTAACCGTTTGTACCCAAATAAAACCTTCGGCTGTATTGTCGATTACTTTGGTGTGTTTGATGATGCAGCGAAAGCACTAGAGTTCGATGAAGAAAGCGTACAACAAGTAATTTCAAACCTCGCTGAGCTTCGTAGTAAATTGCCAAAAGCGATGCAAGATACCTTGGCTCACTTTGTTGGCGTAGATAGAACCTTAGACGGTTTTGAAGGGCTAGAGGCTGCGCAAAACGCGATAGGGGACAACGATAAGAAAGACGCTTTCGCACTCGATTTTAAATACCTATCTAAGCTTTGGGAATCGCTCTCACCAGACAGCGTTCTTGATGAATATAATGAAGACTACAAATGGTTAGCTCAAGTCTACGAGTCAGTGAAACCTGCATCTGACAATATCGGTAAACTTCTATGGTTAACCCTTGGGGCTCAAACAACACAGTTAATTCACGACAACGTACATGTCGGTGATGTACACAACCTAGAAGAGTTTGTTCTCGATGCTGATGTAATTGAAAATATCTTCAATAACCCAGATCCACGCAAAACTAAGCAGTTAGAAAAAGCCCTAGCTAAGCGCTTTAAAGACCGTGGTGATCTACCAGCATTCAAATCGCTTAGCGAGCGTTTAGAAGAGTTGCGTGACAAAGCAGAGAAGGGGCTAATTGCCTCAATTGATTTCGTTAAAGAGCTTTGTAAGATTGCGAAAGAAACCGTTCAGGCTGAAAAAGACTTAGACGATGAGCTTCAAGAGAAAACACCCAAAGCAGCTTTAACCGATCTTTTCTTAGAGCTCAAAGACGACCAAACACCAGCAGTTGTAGAGCGCATCGTCACCGACATCGATGCCATTGTACGTATCGTCCGTTTCCCAGGCTGGCAAAACACCACAGGCGGCGAACGTGAGGTGCAAAAGTCACTACGTAAAGCATTACTCAAATACAAGTTACACACTGACCAAATCCTGTTTGACAGGGCCTATGGGTACATTAAGGAATATTATTGATGGCAACTGTCTCACTCCCTCTACCACCTAATGTTCTTTATCGCCAACCACAGCAGCTAAAGTTTGACAAAATTGCTACGTTTATAGGCGGGAATGGCTCTGGTAAATCAACGATATTAAAGTCTATCTTTGACGAGAAACTAAAGGGCTCGTTATACGAAGAATTTAAGGTAGTGTGTTTTTCGTCTGGTCAAAATGAAAGTTATTCTGAGCGCTTTGCTCATTATTTAAATACAGAACGTAAAGATAAAAGAGCACTAAACTTAGATTGTTTCTACTATGACAAGTCGCTGGCAAAGCTACTAATATTTTTATCTACTACTGGTGATCAAAATGGCTTGGTCCGCAAATTCTTACGACATAACGGTTATGTTACTGAAAGTGAATTTGAAGAAGATGATTCAACAAAAATTTCTTTTGATATTAAAGTTGATAAAGCATATGTGAGCTTGGTAGAGCAAGCTCAAAAAGAAGAAGATAATGGCAACAGTGATGTTATTACCAACAAGGCTTATCATCTAACTCTAAGCAACTTTATTAACACTTTAGTGGATGATAGTTATGATTTTAGTCAACCTCTAGATCTGAAAACGATTCAGTTATCTCAAAGTGAGTTATCCAAGGTGTCTTTTGAGACTGATGAGCATACCTCTTTTGATTCAAAAATCATGTTCTTTACACAAGCCGCTGATAACGATTACTTTGTTGTTAAAAAAGTTTCAACTTTGAATTTTTGAAAGTGAACGGTTCCTCAGACGAAGAAAGTAAGCCATTACGCTTGGAGGATTTGAGCGATGGTGAATACCAACTACTTTTTCTGTATGCTTTAGTTGATCTTTTTGACAGAGAAAATACTTTGTTTTTGTTTGATGAAGCAGATTCTCATCTCCATTATAAAAATATCGACCATTTATGGGCCACATTCAATAAAATAAGTGGTAGAGCTCTGACCACCACTCACTTAATAGATTCAATATCTAAATCTGGCATAGATAAGCTTAAGGTTGTTGAGAAAGGTGAAATAAAATCGGGAGAAAAAATAAGCTACCTTGCATCTCGACTTAAAGAATTATCAGAAATCAATAATACACAACTTAAAGCAATGTCGATCGCAGAAAATATTGTTTTTATGGATGATGAAGATGATTGGATTATTTTCAAGCAATTAGCTATAAGAAAATTAGCTGAAACAGAAGAACAAATAACCCAAATGAGTTCTTTTCTTAATAAGTTCATAGTTATAAAGCAAGAATCGGGTTTTGAAAAAGATGCTCAAGCATTTGGTCATGCAAAGATAAAAAGACTTGATAATTTTGTAGGCTATTTGGAAGGGCATTTACACAATACAAAGAACGTGTATCTAATATGTGATAGGGATGAGTACCTTTTGAATAATATTGGTACTGAAAAATGTAACCTGTTAGTTCAAAACAATGGTACTCAAAAATTCAATAAGAACAAACTGACGTCTCATTTGCTTTCTTGGAAAAGAAGAGAAATCAAGCATTACTTGGTTAGCCCAACAGCACTTGCGAACACTGTTGACGATCTTAATGATAGGTTTGATTTAGGTGCTAGAACGAGGCTATCTGAAGGAAAAACGGGTGATTACGATACTAGTGGAAAATATAACGATAAGTTAGCATCAATTGAATCTATCTTGATTAAAGATATAATCGATCCTTATGTCAAAGTTGAGGTTGGTTTTTGTCCTAATAAGACACAAGATTTTGTTAACCGAATACCTAAAGAAGAAATCAGTGAAGACATTGTAGATATGTACAATTATTTGGTGAAAACTAATGAACAATAATAGATTGATAAATATCATTGAGATCTTAAAAAAGGATACCGGAATAAACAATGCTATTGATGCCGTTGAGCAATTGTCACTGCTACTGTTAATTAAGTATCTCGATAAGGCTGTCTCAGTAGAATTACTAAATGAAAATCATATTGGTTCGCCTCAGGGCTTATTTTGCGAACTGGGTGATTTTACAAAGGATGGTTCGGTAATTGACTTTTATACGTTAAGAGACAGATTAAGTCAGATTGCGACTAATATTAGTTTTAGTGAAAGTCAATTATCTCATAGCGTTTTCTCTCGCCATAACTGGAAAAAAATTGAAAACATTCTTGAACAGATACCTTTTAGAATAAGATCAAATAAAATATTATATTTGGTTGTACATAGATTGGAAGAGCTGGATCTATTAGAAGGTATTGAAGTCGATTTTGACTATCTATTGCTTAACATGGTTAAAGACTCTGGTTCATCAGGTGCATATTATTCTCCAAGACCGTTGATTAAGGCAATGGTCAGTGTTTTAAACCCTGAGCCACTAGCTACTGTTTATGATCCTGCTATGGGAACAGGCGGGGCTTTTGTTGAGGTCAAAAAACACATGAAAGATGACATCAGCTTTAATAGTTTAAAATTTGTTGGCAATGATCTCAGTCCATTCGCGCATTTGATAGGAACGTTGAACTTACTTCTCAACGATATCGACATTAGTGGAGTGTCGATAACCGATTCATTGCTAGACAGACATGATCAGGAGTACGAATTTGTTATATCGGGATTACCTTTCGGCAAGGCTAGTGAGTTAAGTAAGTACGAATACGATTATCATGGCTATAGCGGAAGTCTCGAAGCAATGTTTCTTAAGCACACGATGGATAAGCTGGCAAAGGGTGGGCGAGCTGCGATAATCATTCCGGACGGCATCTTATTCGGTAGTGCAACGCATCTAGATAAGCTAAAGCGAAAGCTGCTAACGCAATTTAACCTGCACACCGTTCTGAGCCTTCCCAAAGGTACGTTAGCACCATATTCAGGCGTGAACGTGAGTGTCTTATTTTTTGATAACATCGAGTCAAAAAAAGACATTTGGTACTATGAGCTAAGCTCGGATAAACCTTTGAATAAGTTAAACTCAATTACTGACTCTGATTTTGAGGACTTTACGTCATTGTACGAACGTAGAGAAGTTAGTGAACGTTCTTGTCTAGTAAACAAGGAGTCTTTACTAAAAGATAAGTCACTTAACCTCTCATTTTCTTTGCCTACGAAAGAAACGGGGTTGAAGTTCGACAAACAGAAAATGATTGCTTCATTGAAAAGTGAGCAATCAGCTTTGATGACATCCATTGAAAAGCACTTTGATAATATGTCTCGAAATTTCGAGTTAGAGTACATACATCATGCAATGTTAAAAGATGTGTGTAAACTTAGAAGCGGAAAGAATCTCAATAAAGATGACGTCGAAAACAAGGGAGAATTTCCGGTGTATGGGGGAAATGGGATAATAGGATATTATCTGGATCCCAATAGACCTGGAGACTCAATCATAATTGGAAAGGTAGGCGCACACTGCGGAAACATACACTTTTCATCTAAACCATATTGGTTAACTAGCAACGCGATAAGCTTGGAACTATTGGATACGACTAGGGTGTATTTACCTTACCTAGCTCATGTTTTAAAAAGCTTCGACTTGAACAATTTGGCAACAGGTACCGCACAAAAATTTTTTTCTATCAATCAGTTATATGAAGTGGAAGTTTCTTTACCTAGCCTAGAAAAACAAGTAGAACTAAGTGAGTGGTTTACTTCTATTGAAGAAAGTAAGAGTGAGGTACAAAGTACTTTAGCAAACTTTAGTAAGGGTTTTGGAGCTATCACAAGCGACTCAATTATTGAAAAGGCACTTAAGCAGCGAGACTAGTTTTCTCTGAAGTAACACCAGAAGTAACATCTTAAAGCTCTACTTTTGTAATTATGATTTTAATCAGAAAGATAGGTGTGATAGTAGAGTCCAGTAGCGGCACCAAATTCAAAAGAAAGCCCACCTAGTGTGGGCTTTTTTGTGCCTGTAATTCCTTGTTTTATCATAGTCTTAACCACTTCTTGGTCCCAAGAGATCCCGTGATGTGTTGGAAAATCCACCGTTTAAAGTCATCTCTAAAATAGTCTTTTAAAATTGAGCAGCTTCTAGGTTACTTCAGAGATTCGGATGCAGTGGCATAGTTGCTTAGGACAGCGGCATAGAGAACTTGAAATTCTGATTTATCGAGGAATGTTAAATAATTATAAATAAGGGGCTGCACAATGTAGATGCGTATTGTTGTAATACATTGAATAGCCACCGTATTGCTAAATGATAAATAGCCTTTTTGCACAGTTGTACAGTGAAATACAGTAAATTTAAGTGATGATCTGCGTCTAGTAAGAGATGTAACTAACAGTTTGGGAAATGGGTAGTTGACGTGATGACCGTTCAAAAAATAAGGTTATATTATTCATATTGATGAATATTCTCATTTTTGAGTACAAATTCACGTTGGTAGGCTAGATGGAACTCACTCCTGTATTAAAAGAACTGCAAGCTTTTGTGTATGCAGAACATGACGCTGGCATAGAAAATCTTCTAGAAACTTGGAAGAAACCTTTAAAAGAGAAACTATTAAAAGGCGAAACTCAACGAATAGAGTCAGTAAGGTATTCCGGCTCTAATCATCTGGAAGTCGTATTAGGTGATAACGAATCACGCTTTAGAGAAGGCGACATGATTTGCTTGCACCTTGGTGAACCAAGTAATCATAAGATTTTTGACCAAGTAACGATTGAGGCTGAAAGCGAGGGAGAGTGGCTGCTCAAAGTCAAGGTAGATCAAAGCTTACTTCCACAACTAAGTGAAGGCTGTTATGCCGACCCCGCAGGCATGGATTTGAAACCGTTTTATGATAAAGCTTTGGCTGATGTAGCAACATCGAAAGTCGGCAGAGACGTACTGCTTCCTATGCTTTCCGGCCAATTGAATACAGAAGCGATTTATGATGAAGACTTTGATGAAGCTGCTGATTATGCCGAATCTCGGGGGTTAAATGAAAAGCAGAGTGATGCCGTCGGGATTGGTGTTGCATCTAAATACTTAGCGTGTATTCAAGGCCCTCCTGGAACGGGAAAAACAAAAGTTATTAGTATTATCGCCAAGCTTCTTGTCGAAGCAGGACAGAGAGTTTTCATGACTTCTCATACCCATATGGCGATTAATAATGCACTCAACAAAATTGTAGAGGAAGGGGTTCCTG
Coding sequences within it:
- a CDS encoding HsdR family type I site-specific deoxyribonuclease, yielding MGFTELNSVEHYIIHQMTGVNLNDPHGKNEVSEPKPKTFGVHWQFQSPEQLGRGVNEVLVESELVKALIRLNPEIEANPNLADEVIHKLRAILISVNQVGLVKANEEFFAWMTGEKTMPFGENNRHVPVKLIDFEDLTRNDYVVTNQFRIHHRETKIPDVVLMINGIPVVVGEAKTPIRPSVSWLDGAHEVHSIYENAVPQLFVPNILSFATEGKELFYGAIRCPLEFWAPWRTEEDDDSKGIGQVSKALGLTEIGKELIDLLSPVRLLDIMRNFSLFTTNKKKQRIKVIPRFQQYEGANKIVERVIEGKIKKGLIWHFQGSGKSLLMVFAAQKLRRAAQLKSPTVIVLVDRTDLDTQISGTFNAADVANVESTDSIKELQRMLERDSRKIIISMIHKFRDAKPNMNTRENIIVLVDEAHRTQEGDLGRQMRAALPNAFLFGLTGTPVNKADKNTFWAFGAEEDQGGYMSRYTFHDSIRDEATLPLHFEPRLVDVHVDKEALDKAFKDFKESAALSDEEADALNQKSAKMSAFLKSPERVEKIVEDIAIHFMDKVDPHGFKAMIVTPDRYACVQYKEELDKHFDEAASKVVISTSANDDLEFKQKWSVDKSQQEKLVDEFNDAKSELKFLIVTAKLLTGFDAPICQTMYLDKSIKDHTLLQAICRTNRLYPNKTFGCIVDYFGVFDDAAKALEFDEESVQQVISNLAELRSKLPKAMQDTLAHFVGVDRTLDGFEGLEAAQNAIGDNDKKDAFALDFKYLSKLWESLSPDSVLDEYNEDYKWLAQVYESVKPASDNIGKLLWLTLGAQTTQLIHDNVHVGDVHNLEEFVLDADVIENIFNNPDPRKTKQLEKALAKRFKDRGDLPAFKSLSERLEELRDKAEKGLIASIDFVKELCKIAKETVQAEKDLDDELQEKTPKAALTDLFLELKDDQTPAVVERIVTDIDAIVRIVRFPGWQNTTGGEREVQKSLRKALLKYKLHTDQILFDRAYGYIKEYY
- a CDS encoding N-6 DNA methylase; the encoded protein is MNNNRLINIIEILKKDTGINNAIDAVEQLSLLLLIKYLDKAVSVELLNENHIGSPQGLFCELGDFTKDGSVIDFYTLRDRLSQIATNISFSESQLSHSVFSRHNWKKIENILEQIPFRIRSNKILYLVVHRLEELDLLEGIEVDFDYLLLNMVKDSGSSGAYYSPRPLIKAMVSVLNPEPLATVYDPAMGTGGAFVEVKKHMKDDISFNSLKFVGNDLSPFAHLIGTLNLLLNDIDISGVSITDSLLDRHDQEYEFVISGLPFGKASELSKYEYDYHGYSGSLEAMFLKHTMDKLAKGGRAAIIIPDGILFGSATHLDKLKRKLLTQFNLHTVLSLPKGTLAPYSGVNVSVLFFDNIESKKDIWYYELSSDKPLNKLNSITDSDFEDFTSLYERREVSERSCLVNKESLLKDKSLNLSFSLPTKETGLKFDKQKMIASLKSEQSALMTSIEKHFDNMSRNFELEYIHHAMLKDVCKLRSGKNLNKDDVENKGEFPVYGGNGIIGYYLDPNRPGDSIIIGKVGAHCGNIHFSSKPYWLTSNAISLELLDTTRVYLPYLAHVLKSFDLNNLATGTAQKFFSINQLYEVEVSLPSLEKQVELSEWFTSIEESKSEVQSTLANFSKGFGAITSDSIIEKALKQRD
- a CDS encoding AAA family ATPase, whose product is MNGSSDEESKPLRLEDLSDGEYQLLFLYALVDLFDRENTLFLFDEADSHLHYKNIDHLWATFNKISGRALTTTHLIDSISKSGIDKLKVVEKGEIKSGEKISYLASRLKELSEINNTQLKAMSIAENIVFMDDEDDWIIFKQLAIRKLAETEEQITQMSSFLNKFIVIKQESGFEKDAQAFGHAKIKRLDNFVGYLEGHLHNTKNVYLICDRDEYLLNNIGTEKCNLLVQNNGTQKFNKNKLTSHLLSWKRREIKHYLVSPTALANTVDDLNDRFDLGARTRLSEGKTGDYDTSGKYNDKLASIESILIKDIIDPYVKVEVGFCPNKTQDFVNRIPKEEISEDIVDMYNYLVKTNEQ
- a CDS encoding restriction endonuclease subunit S — protein: MSDVKIDLNNLDKSNWKTYRFDEIAKNISERVDPNNTDLKVYIGLEHIDSESLHIKRHGTPDDVNGTKLKFYKGDIIFGRRRAYQRKAGIATWDGFCSAHALVLRANPDVIDPELFPFFLHSDLFMNRAIDISVGSLSPTINWGTLKHQEFLVPPKEIQANFIKLLSTMDCAIQKHKNTISALKTAKKSKLKSYFSNEIEYKQIRDIGEIVTGSTPSTKKEEYWGEDFQFVTPADISDDTFYVLDTERKITGQGLSVSREIPADSLMVVCIASIGKLAISQEKCGTNQQINTIIPNDGIEVKYLYEVLELFNELITSKAAKSVVPILNKGDFGLIKIPILKPDLRKQLLKETEYFDNCIQNSTLNIKNSEQLHISILNKVF